From the Daphnia magna isolate NIES linkage group LG3, ASM2063170v1.1, whole genome shotgun sequence genome, one window contains:
- the LOC116919137 gene encoding serine/threonine-protein kinase CST20 isoform X2: MLIESPSLDFSADMQMENDVTPVYLAAQEGHLEVLKYLVTDAGGSLNMRAQDGMAPIHAAAQMGCLSCLQWMVSSKAVDINSKDGDGATPLHFAASRGHVDVVRWLLAKGAKVTLDKFGRSPLNDAAENEQLECLTLLVQNGTDPDYESDLMMLQSEDGSSRSPSCVCSKQRSAQSNCSTLDEVSEEVEEEDDIDSSCSPSCDCLHSSSSTCHSPVTESEPTLSRKRNETIKDDSGQHRKPFYLHPRKEMELSTLSRAVPNQTSFFLNPSDQLENRKNQNLSSSHRHHHHHRHSHHRHSHDDELSDQQQQPFYLHDPDSIVYTRVKELFVVGKLNEKKRPANLAGAGFSELNDSETARCRSGSSKMATTESASECDSSDSSASVTNDDDHNNNLIQAVQSEEFHATSSHQTSSGSSSALSSPPTPTSSSSPSSPSSSSSSRSARGPENEYEEIYSVPTSNPRSVYENPSALRNDMSSDDEDDIISIPPPPEFCGSPPEGTNDFPHYRSRQSDSSFNRVAMSSPIGIEHSRQSNSSNTLPPPPPPPPPFRAEDSREEGNLADVESSSATSSLVSTLDSGSESDRSNDDDNSSVGGPINLTLAEATKQFYATRNAEDPTMKPSFLRNTRKGVRNESGHTRLNRPMSLPADIGDALMESLRLHADQQQSANQAGGTNGPIGSNKHILLSKHMALPFIPPKFPSPSETDTLIKPSEYLKSINLTQPSNRSSRPPQRHIPVPVVYASAPLNLFEEVKEQEEGRAEQEQGDLNDVEREHVYEEVQSLPDKDEVKLQTVAERNETVPIVPAVMETTKSPVVALLSNASLSAPPPPPLPAILEDDHSVHYVRPVTSAPTGSQTQQHLQPHHAPLAPTNSLSQPLSSISILDLQSVQLRKTDNKLAKTVSAPSKPSASLPIVEVIPVQQDLIAELKTCKDISVVGIKKLKVERAKEEVQQEQSQAKEFEKQFTYDNFLEKVPDKDLTGAVIPDWKRQMLARKAAEKAKKEAEEQRQRELEEKRQQSMPAWKRQLLQRTSTTSERKEVEDTKQIPKHSHPIEEKVKSEPVPVAPSVDNNQLSSTLRPAEATGVGVIISPWRMNLKKTSSTLNPRD; this comes from the exons GCAGGCGGTTCGCTGAACATGCGAGCTCAAGATGGAATGGCTCCCATTCACGCTGCCGCTCAGATGGGCTGTCTCTCTTGTCTTCAATGGATG GTCTCGTCCAAAGCCGTCGATATTAACTCCAAGGACGGTGATGGAGCTACGCCATTGCATTTTGCTGCCAGTCGTGGACACGTCGATGTTGTGCGCTGGCTGCTGGCCAAAGGGGCCAAAGTTACTCTAGACAAGTTCGGCCGTTCGCCGCTCAATGATGCAGCAGAAAACGAGCAATTGGAA TGCTTGACGCTGCTGGTGCAGAATGGCACCGATCCAGACTACGAATCGGATTTGATGATGTTACAATCGGAAGATGGCAGCAGTCGGTCACCCAGCTGCGTCTGTTCCAAACAGCGTTCAGCACAAAGCAATTGCAGCACACTGGATGAAGTATCAGAAGAAGTGGAGGAAGAAGATGATATCGATTCGTCCTGCTCTCCAAGCTGCGATTGCTTGCACTCGAGTAGCTCGACGTGTCACTCACCGGTCACTGAATCCGAGCCTACTCTCAGTAGGAAACGAAATGAAACTATAAAAGACGATTCCGGCCAACACCGAAAGCCGTTCTATTTGCATCCTCGCAAAGAAATGGAATTATCGACACTGTCAAGAGCCGTACCCAATCAAACAagcttctttttaaatccGTCCGATCAGCTGGAGAACCGCAAAAACCAAAACTTGAGCTCCAGCCATCGTCACCACCATCACCACCGTCACAGCCATCACCGTCACAGTCATGACGACGAACTCAGTGaccagcagcaacagccaTTCTATCTGCACGATCCAGACTCAATCGTGTACACGCGTGTCAAagaattgtttgttgttggCAAGTTGAACGAGAAGAAACGGCCAGCAAACTTAGCTGGAGCGGGCTTCAGCGAATTGAATGACTCGGAAACTGCGCGATGCCGTTCTGGCAGTTCAAAAATGGCTACGACTGAGTCAGCCTCCGAATGCGACAGTTCGGATTCATCTGCCAGCGTAACAAACGACGACGATCATAATAATAACCTAATACAAGCGGTCCAATCGGAAGAATTCCAC GCAACCAGTAGTCATCAGACGTCTTCCGGTTCATCGTCCGCCTTGTCCTCGCCACCTACGCCGACGTCTTcgtcttctccttcttctccctcatcttcctcttcttcgagATCCGCTCGGGGACCGGAAAATGAGTACGAGGAGATCTATTCTGTTCCGACGTCCAATCCCCGAAGCGTCTATGAAAATCCGAGTGCTCTTCGGAATGATATGTCTTCAGATGATGAAGACGATATCATCTCCATCCCTCCGCCACCGG AATTCTGCGGATCGCCACCAGAAGGTACCAATGACTTTCCGCATTATCGTTCCAGACAATCAGACAGTTCATTCAACCGCGTAGCGATGTCTTCTCCCATAGGAATAGAGCACAGCCG GCAATCGAATTCATCTAACACGCTGCCGCCACCGCCTCCTCCTCCGCCGCCGTTCCGAGCCGAGGACTCGAGGGAAGAGGGAAATCTTGCCGACGTGGAAAGTTCTTCCGCAACTTCGTCGTTGGTTTCAACATTGGATTCGGGTTCCGAATCTGATCGAAGTAACGACGATGACAACAGTAGTGTCGGTGGCCCGATAAATCTCACTTTGGCCGAAGCCACTAAGCAGTTCTACGCTACAAGAAACGCCGAGGATCCAACAATGAAGCCTTCATTTCTTCGCAATACAAGAAAGGGCGTTCGCAATGAATCAG GTCATACTCGTTTGAATCGACCAATGTCTCTACCCGCCGACATTGGTGACGCGCTAATGGAATCCTTGCGTTTACATGCCGACCAACAACAGTCTGCCAATCAGGCAGGGGGCACCAATGGCCCGATCGGAAGTAATAAACACATCCTGCTGAGCAAACATATGGCTCTACCCTTCATCCCGCCGAAATTTCCGTCACCCTCGGAGACCGACACATTGATCAAACCGTCAGAATACCTGAAGTCGATTAATTTGACTCAGCCGTCCAACAGATCTAGCCGACCACCGCAACGGCACATACCTGTGCCTGTCGTCTATGCTTCCGCACCTTTGAATCTATTCGAAGAAGTGAAGGAACAGGAAGAAGGCCGAGCGGAACAGGAGCAAGGAGACTTGAACGATGTAGAGAGAGAACATGTTTATGAAGAGGTTCAGTCATTGCCCGACAAAGACGAAGTCAAATTGCAAACAGTAGCGGAAAGGAATGAAACCGTGCCAATTGTTCCCGCAGTCATGGAGACGACCAAAAGTCCCGTAGTCGCACTGCTCAGCAATGCGTCCTTGTCAGCGCCGCCTCCGCCTCCGTTACCTGCCATTCTGGAGGATGACCACTCCGTTCACTACGTCAGGCCTGTGACGAGTGCGCCAACTGGCAGCCAAACGCAACAACATTTGCAACCGCATCATGCTCCATTGGCTCCAACCAACTCCCTGTCCCAACCTCTGTCGTCAATTAGCATTCTTGACCTTCAAAGTGTTCAACTGCGCAAGACAGACAACAAACTGGCGAAAACTGTATCGGCCCCATCGAAGCCCTCTGCATCTCTTCCAATTG TTGAGGTAATTCCCGTTCAGCAAGACTTGATCGCCGAGCTGAAAACCTGTAAAGACATTTCGGTTGTCGGTATTAAAAAGCTGAAAGTCGAGCGGGCCAAGGAAGAAGTTCAACAAGAGCAATCTCAAGCAAAAGAGTTTGAGAAGCAATTTACATACGACAACTTCCTGGAAAAG GTGCCGGATAAGGATTTGACCGGAGCTGTGATTCCCGACTGGAAACGGCAGATGCTTGCTCGTAAAGCAGCTGAAAAAGCCAAAAAGGAAGCTGAGGAACAACGCCAGCGAGAACTAGAGGAAAAAAGGCAGCAATCCATGCCGGCATGGAAACGCCAACTTTTGCAGCGTACTAGCACTACGTCTGAGCGTAAAGAAGTTGAAGACACCAAGCA AATCCCCAAACACAGCCATCCGATCGAAGAAAAGGTGAAAAGTGAACCCGTACCAGTTGCGCCGTCGGTAGATAATAATCAATTGTCCTCGACTCTGCGGCCCGCTGAAGCTACGGGAGTGGGCGTTATAATTTCTCCTTGGCGGATGAATCTTAAGAAGACCAGCAGCACACTGAACCCGAGAgactaa
- the LOC116919155 gene encoding SUZ domain-containing protein 1, producing the protein MAYMSSVQMKSPPSDGEILDDWEQMADSGLLDKKLQSLKARIPEEVRNPNEIQPTHFLFSGDGSVRPNILGPPPQIKILKRPQHNGTAHTHQRGGCASSNGQAKPKPQVKTLQQKEAEYAEARLRILGEAAPANEPIPDLGISKLQNRMENLRTEESCLVRLPRGPDGTRGFNQHN; encoded by the exons ATGGCTTACATGTCTTCTGTTCAAATGAAAAGCCCTCCATCTGATGGTGAGATTCTTGATGATTGGGAACAGATGGCTGATTCTGGT CTTCTAGATAAGAAACTCCAAAGTTTGAAGGCCAGAATACCAGAGGAAGTGAG gaACCCTAACGAAATCCAGCCAACTCACTTTTTGTTCAGTGGTGATGGAAGTGTTAGGCCAAATATTCTTGGTCCACCTCCTCAGATTAAAATTCTTAAGAGACCTCAGCATAATGGTACAGCCCATACTCACCAGCGGGGTGGTTGTGCTTCATCAAATGGTCAAGCAAAACCTAAACCCCAGGTGAAAACACTGCAGCAG AAAGAAGCAGAATATGCTGAAGCAAGACTACGGATTCTAGGGGAAGCTGCTCCAGCTAACGAACCTATCCCAGACTTAGG cATTAGTAAACTACAAAATCGAATGGAAAATCTACGAACAGAGGAATCTTGTCTCGTCCGCCTACCTAGAGGTCCTGACGGAACTAGAGGTTTCAACCAACACAATTAA
- the LOC116919137 gene encoding serine/threonine-protein kinase CST20 isoform X1, protein MGAVCSGSSSSSVRNSPQNCADMQMENDVTPVYLAAQEGHLEVLKYLVTDAGGSLNMRAQDGMAPIHAAAQMGCLSCLQWMVSSKAVDINSKDGDGATPLHFAASRGHVDVVRWLLAKGAKVTLDKFGRSPLNDAAENEQLECLTLLVQNGTDPDYESDLMMLQSEDGSSRSPSCVCSKQRSAQSNCSTLDEVSEEVEEEDDIDSSCSPSCDCLHSSSSTCHSPVTESEPTLSRKRNETIKDDSGQHRKPFYLHPRKEMELSTLSRAVPNQTSFFLNPSDQLENRKNQNLSSSHRHHHHHRHSHHRHSHDDELSDQQQQPFYLHDPDSIVYTRVKELFVVGKLNEKKRPANLAGAGFSELNDSETARCRSGSSKMATTESASECDSSDSSASVTNDDDHNNNLIQAVQSEEFHATSSHQTSSGSSSALSSPPTPTSSSSPSSPSSSSSSRSARGPENEYEEIYSVPTSNPRSVYENPSALRNDMSSDDEDDIISIPPPPEFCGSPPEGTNDFPHYRSRQSDSSFNRVAMSSPIGIEHSRQSNSSNTLPPPPPPPPPFRAEDSREEGNLADVESSSATSSLVSTLDSGSESDRSNDDDNSSVGGPINLTLAEATKQFYATRNAEDPTMKPSFLRNTRKGVRNESGHTRLNRPMSLPADIGDALMESLRLHADQQQSANQAGGTNGPIGSNKHILLSKHMALPFIPPKFPSPSETDTLIKPSEYLKSINLTQPSNRSSRPPQRHIPVPVVYASAPLNLFEEVKEQEEGRAEQEQGDLNDVEREHVYEEVQSLPDKDEVKLQTVAERNETVPIVPAVMETTKSPVVALLSNASLSAPPPPPLPAILEDDHSVHYVRPVTSAPTGSQTQQHLQPHHAPLAPTNSLSQPLSSISILDLQSVQLRKTDNKLAKTVSAPSKPSASLPIVEVIPVQQDLIAELKTCKDISVVGIKKLKVERAKEEVQQEQSQAKEFEKQFTYDNFLEKVPDKDLTGAVIPDWKRQMLARKAAEKAKKEAEEQRQRELEEKRQQSMPAWKRQLLQRTSTTSERKEVEDTKQIPKHSHPIEEKVKSEPVPVAPSVDNNQLSSTLRPAEATGVGVIISPWRMNLKKTSSTLNPRD, encoded by the exons GCAGGCGGTTCGCTGAACATGCGAGCTCAAGATGGAATGGCTCCCATTCACGCTGCCGCTCAGATGGGCTGTCTCTCTTGTCTTCAATGGATG GTCTCGTCCAAAGCCGTCGATATTAACTCCAAGGACGGTGATGGAGCTACGCCATTGCATTTTGCTGCCAGTCGTGGACACGTCGATGTTGTGCGCTGGCTGCTGGCCAAAGGGGCCAAAGTTACTCTAGACAAGTTCGGCCGTTCGCCGCTCAATGATGCAGCAGAAAACGAGCAATTGGAA TGCTTGACGCTGCTGGTGCAGAATGGCACCGATCCAGACTACGAATCGGATTTGATGATGTTACAATCGGAAGATGGCAGCAGTCGGTCACCCAGCTGCGTCTGTTCCAAACAGCGTTCAGCACAAAGCAATTGCAGCACACTGGATGAAGTATCAGAAGAAGTGGAGGAAGAAGATGATATCGATTCGTCCTGCTCTCCAAGCTGCGATTGCTTGCACTCGAGTAGCTCGACGTGTCACTCACCGGTCACTGAATCCGAGCCTACTCTCAGTAGGAAACGAAATGAAACTATAAAAGACGATTCCGGCCAACACCGAAAGCCGTTCTATTTGCATCCTCGCAAAGAAATGGAATTATCGACACTGTCAAGAGCCGTACCCAATCAAACAagcttctttttaaatccGTCCGATCAGCTGGAGAACCGCAAAAACCAAAACTTGAGCTCCAGCCATCGTCACCACCATCACCACCGTCACAGCCATCACCGTCACAGTCATGACGACGAACTCAGTGaccagcagcaacagccaTTCTATCTGCACGATCCAGACTCAATCGTGTACACGCGTGTCAAagaattgtttgttgttggCAAGTTGAACGAGAAGAAACGGCCAGCAAACTTAGCTGGAGCGGGCTTCAGCGAATTGAATGACTCGGAAACTGCGCGATGCCGTTCTGGCAGTTCAAAAATGGCTACGACTGAGTCAGCCTCCGAATGCGACAGTTCGGATTCATCTGCCAGCGTAACAAACGACGACGATCATAATAATAACCTAATACAAGCGGTCCAATCGGAAGAATTCCAC GCAACCAGTAGTCATCAGACGTCTTCCGGTTCATCGTCCGCCTTGTCCTCGCCACCTACGCCGACGTCTTcgtcttctccttcttctccctcatcttcctcttcttcgagATCCGCTCGGGGACCGGAAAATGAGTACGAGGAGATCTATTCTGTTCCGACGTCCAATCCCCGAAGCGTCTATGAAAATCCGAGTGCTCTTCGGAATGATATGTCTTCAGATGATGAAGACGATATCATCTCCATCCCTCCGCCACCGG AATTCTGCGGATCGCCACCAGAAGGTACCAATGACTTTCCGCATTATCGTTCCAGACAATCAGACAGTTCATTCAACCGCGTAGCGATGTCTTCTCCCATAGGAATAGAGCACAGCCG GCAATCGAATTCATCTAACACGCTGCCGCCACCGCCTCCTCCTCCGCCGCCGTTCCGAGCCGAGGACTCGAGGGAAGAGGGAAATCTTGCCGACGTGGAAAGTTCTTCCGCAACTTCGTCGTTGGTTTCAACATTGGATTCGGGTTCCGAATCTGATCGAAGTAACGACGATGACAACAGTAGTGTCGGTGGCCCGATAAATCTCACTTTGGCCGAAGCCACTAAGCAGTTCTACGCTACAAGAAACGCCGAGGATCCAACAATGAAGCCTTCATTTCTTCGCAATACAAGAAAGGGCGTTCGCAATGAATCAG GTCATACTCGTTTGAATCGACCAATGTCTCTACCCGCCGACATTGGTGACGCGCTAATGGAATCCTTGCGTTTACATGCCGACCAACAACAGTCTGCCAATCAGGCAGGGGGCACCAATGGCCCGATCGGAAGTAATAAACACATCCTGCTGAGCAAACATATGGCTCTACCCTTCATCCCGCCGAAATTTCCGTCACCCTCGGAGACCGACACATTGATCAAACCGTCAGAATACCTGAAGTCGATTAATTTGACTCAGCCGTCCAACAGATCTAGCCGACCACCGCAACGGCACATACCTGTGCCTGTCGTCTATGCTTCCGCACCTTTGAATCTATTCGAAGAAGTGAAGGAACAGGAAGAAGGCCGAGCGGAACAGGAGCAAGGAGACTTGAACGATGTAGAGAGAGAACATGTTTATGAAGAGGTTCAGTCATTGCCCGACAAAGACGAAGTCAAATTGCAAACAGTAGCGGAAAGGAATGAAACCGTGCCAATTGTTCCCGCAGTCATGGAGACGACCAAAAGTCCCGTAGTCGCACTGCTCAGCAATGCGTCCTTGTCAGCGCCGCCTCCGCCTCCGTTACCTGCCATTCTGGAGGATGACCACTCCGTTCACTACGTCAGGCCTGTGACGAGTGCGCCAACTGGCAGCCAAACGCAACAACATTTGCAACCGCATCATGCTCCATTGGCTCCAACCAACTCCCTGTCCCAACCTCTGTCGTCAATTAGCATTCTTGACCTTCAAAGTGTTCAACTGCGCAAGACAGACAACAAACTGGCGAAAACTGTATCGGCCCCATCGAAGCCCTCTGCATCTCTTCCAATTG TTGAGGTAATTCCCGTTCAGCAAGACTTGATCGCCGAGCTGAAAACCTGTAAAGACATTTCGGTTGTCGGTATTAAAAAGCTGAAAGTCGAGCGGGCCAAGGAAGAAGTTCAACAAGAGCAATCTCAAGCAAAAGAGTTTGAGAAGCAATTTACATACGACAACTTCCTGGAAAAG GTGCCGGATAAGGATTTGACCGGAGCTGTGATTCCCGACTGGAAACGGCAGATGCTTGCTCGTAAAGCAGCTGAAAAAGCCAAAAAGGAAGCTGAGGAACAACGCCAGCGAGAACTAGAGGAAAAAAGGCAGCAATCCATGCCGGCATGGAAACGCCAACTTTTGCAGCGTACTAGCACTACGTCTGAGCGTAAAGAAGTTGAAGACACCAAGCA AATCCCCAAACACAGCCATCCGATCGAAGAAAAGGTGAAAAGTGAACCCGTACCAGTTGCGCCGTCGGTAGATAATAATCAATTGTCCTCGACTCTGCGGCCCGCTGAAGCTACGGGAGTGGGCGTTATAATTTCTCCTTGGCGGATGAATCTTAAGAAGACCAGCAGCACACTGAACCCGAGAgactaa